In the bacterium SCSIO 12741 genome, ATAATGAATAGCATTGAGCTTCTGGGCGGTAGCTAAAAAAGAAACACCAAGGAACACTAAGATGGGAAGGATGGATTTTCCTAAGATGGTCATTGACAAAATTGATGGTGCTCAAAATAAATAAATATTGAAGGAACCGAGAAAGCATTAGAACACCAAGTCGGGTTAAGCCACCATTGAATTACTTACTTTAGATAAAAATTGACACCATGCCTGAAGCTACAACTAAGTCTTTAAGCGAATACGAAGAAGGAGACGTATTTGAAGGAGAGGATATCACCCGACTCTATGCCTCGAGGAGCACCTATCTGATTTTTGAAGGAAATAAAAGTGGTGTAGTTACGGTAAAAGTGGCCGAAGAAAGCAAAAAGGAATTGAGGGAAAGGACCTCCCCTATTAGTCCTAAAATTGCGCTAATTACGGGTTACTTAACAGATCGAACCGAGAAGCGCAAATACGTCGATCAAATAGGATTGGCCTATTCCGAGGCTATCGAAGGAAATACAGATGGAGCTATAGAAATATGCGATCGGTTGATTGAACGCATTGAGTCCTACAAATCGAATACCGGGCGATTCTACTACCTCATGAGTTGTTTGTCCATTACTCTCATCATGATGGCCTTTACTTCGGTATTAAAGCTATTTGATTTTAGCCTTTCATTCGAACAGTATGTGCACATGACTACCTACGCCTCAATTGGAGGTTTTCTTTCTGTTGCCAGAGGATTACGCACCATCGAGATTAATGCCCATGATTTTGGTTGGTTTCAATTTTTCTACGGCGGCCTGCGAATGCTCATATCTATGTTTTCTGGTTTGATCATGTACATTTTGATTAAATCCGAGTTGATCTTGTCTAACCTTCAGTTGGATCAGAATGAATACGCACTATACCTGATTGCCATTGTTGCCGGATTTAGTGAAAGTTACGTTCCTAACCTCCTTTCCAAAGTGGAGAAGAATTCCTCAGGAAAACCCAAGGGTATAGGCGGTAATCAACCTTAGGTAGATTATACCTACATATAGGTATTGCTTGTTATCTGGAATGATTCTTTATTTGCTATTTAAAATCATTCTAAATAACAGGTTGTTTTGAAGGACCTCAAGATCGTACACGCCGAAGCCGAACCCCTTGCTCATTTTGGATTAAAAGCACTCCTTGGAGAAGGAGGAGGAATTCAATCGATCGAGCATTGCGAAAACAGCGACGAGCTCAAAACCTACCTTCAAAACAACGAAGCTGATCTGGTTATTCTGGATTACGATCAATCTGGATTTTTTTCACCTCAAGATTTGGCCTGGATCAAAAAAGAAAAATCCGGCACCCGGGTCCTCATTATTTCGTCAGACAATAATAACCCCTCCATAATCAGTATATTAGAACGAGGTGTAGATGGTTTTTTAACCCGGCAATGTGATCGTGATGAGATCATTAACGCCATATTTGCCATAGCCAAGGGCGAAAAGTTTTACTGCAACAAGATTGTTGACGTATTGATGGAACGGACCTTCGCTCCCCAAGAAAAAGACAACTGTGACCCCACCAGTTTATCCAATCGGGAAATTGAGATCACCCAACTTATAGCAGAGGGATTCACCACCCCACAAATCGCAGATAAACTTTGTTTGAGTCCCCACACGGTGAGTACCCATCGCAAAAACATCCTTAAAAAACTGGATATAAGTTCGGTGTCAGCCTTGATCAATTACGCTTATAAATCTGGCCTCGTTCGAGAAGAGCCCAACTCCTAGGTAAACCCCCACTACCCTTTTCTGGAAAACTAATACCTAATTCCGGGTAACTCCTACCTAATCGCAGGGAAGAAAAAATTACCATTCTAAGGCGATTGACGAGCCTTATTCCACCCCATACTTTTGCCTCAAATTAGAATGAGTCTAAATAAAGATAAAAGTAAATCATGAAAATTTCTATACCTCTATTTATTGCAACTCTGGTATTCGCATTAAGCACTACCCAGGGGGTTTCACAAATGCAAACTGTCGACCTTTCATTAGGTGCAGATTACGAAAAACAATCATTCTATAGTTTATCTATGGGAGAGCAAGCCAATGTTGACAACACAAATTGGGACATTGCTTTTGATCTTACTCCATTTGGCTCAGGTATCCGGATCAATGGTGGAACAGGTACCAAATTATATAGCTGGCCAAACGGTAAAATTGCAGATTGGGCAAGTGTTGATACGTTAGGACTAAGCACCTGGAAAAGCCTAAACAACTCCGATACTTCTTGGGGAATTGGCGCCTTCAACATGAACAGCAACGGTAGTTCTACTGACTTAGGCTGGGGTATTTACAATACCGTAACCCATGCTGTTGAGGGAGATTCCATTTACGTTATCGTTTTGGCGGACAAGAGCGTAAAAAAACTCGAAATCACCAAGCTAAAATCAGGGACTTACTCTTTCCGTCACGCCAATTTGGACGGAACCGGTGAAGTAATGAATACCGTAAAGAAATCGGACTACGCTGGCAAAAGATTGGCTTACTACTCCCTTAAAAATGATCAAGGTTTGGATCGCGAACCAGCGGATTGGGATTTGGTTTTCACAAAGTATGTAACTCAACTTGCACCTGGTGTTTATTACGGAGTGACCGGAGTATTGCTTAATAGCGACCGAACAGCCCAAAAGGCTTCTCCAGTAGGAGATCCTGAAACTTACAGCGACTACCAAAGCGGAACTTTCTTGACGGCCATGAATACCATTGGTTACAACTGGAAGAGATTTAACATGCAAACTTTTTCTTACGATTTGGCTGACTCTACCTGCTACTTTGTAAAGGATCAGAACCTGGATGTTTACCGATTGGTTTTCACCGCATTCGATGGAAGCTCTACTGGAGATATTTCTTTTAAACAAGAAAAGTTGACTAAGACTTCTACCTCTATCGCTGAGCAAAACAACAACGCTGGATTTAGCATCTATCCTAACCCAGCTAACGACGTAGTTAACGTAACCTTTGAAGGTGAAGGTCAATTGATGATTACAGACATGAGCGGTAAAACCTTGCAACAGCATCTATCTGATGACAACGGCTGGCAAGTGATCACTCTTGATATTGCAGAGTTGTCTCGAGGTGCCTACCTCATTCACTGGGTAAGTGAAAATCAGCGTATTACCCGTCAATTAATCGTTGAGTAATACAGCGAAAAAATACAGTAATGAATACAAGATTATTTCAAATCTTACTAATGGCTCTTCTTTCTTGGGGGCCATTTCTTGTGGCGGAAATAGTACACCCCAGGAAGAAGCTACGACTGATAAAAAGGTTGGGGTACTGTTAGTGAATCACGGTTCAGTATCCGAAAAATGGCGCAACATGCTTTTGGATGTTGAAGCAGAGGTTAAGGATAAAATTCTTGCAGATAAGAAAATCTCTGAAGTAAAGACGGCTTTTATGGAATACACCGAGCCATCTATCGCTACTCGGTTAAAGGAATTTGACGCAGAGAATTATGATGAGGTAATTCTGGTTCCTATTTTTCTTACAGTAAGCTCACATTACTCTCATGATATTCCCGTAATCGCCGGATTGAGTGCTGATCCAAAAATTAAGGAGCAACTGGGCAAGGAGAAAATTGAGGTTTACCGGGCAAAAGCCAAGGTGACCATCACTCCTCCGTTGGACTACTCTACCCTCCTGAAAAAGAACGTGGAGCGTCGCGTAAAAGCCTTGAGTCAGAATGCTGGAAATGAAGGCGTATTACTCGTAGCCTACGGCGATGCTCAATACAACCAGCAATGGGAAGAAATGGTGGACGATATCGGTCAATACCTTAAAGTGAAAACCGGTCATGAGAGTATTGCCTATTCTTGGTGTGGCCACTTGGTTAGGTACAGCACCGAGCCGACCAAAAAGGGCATTTCCAATTTGTTTGAATTGGAAGACAAGGTGATCGTTATTCCTATCCTGGTAGCTAACGATCCTTATTTCCAAAATGACATTATTCAAAAAGCGGTGGATGAGTCCGAAAACTCGGGTAACGTATTGTATACCCAAGATGCGATTCTGCCCGATGCCAATTTGAATCAATGGGTCATTGATATTACTCAAAAAACCTTGCAACAGCTTTAGATGAATCTAATCTCTGCTTTTCTAAAGCAAAAATGGAAGTGGCTTGCTACCCTTATGGTGGCGAGCTTCTTCCTTTATTTTTGGTTGGAAGGTCCCCTGGTGATCCAAGCTCCGGAGCTTAGTTTGATGGAAGAGCTTACCCCCTATTCCATTCCCAAAATGGTGATTGACGAAGAGGAGGAACAGGATCATCATGGAATCATTGAAATTGCAGAGACAGAGGGCGAAGGACACGGTTTAATTCTGGATAAGGAAGAAGAAAAGGAATCTTTTGGTATCCTAATCTCTTCTCGTGGAAATAGCGATTTACCACCAGAATTGGGCGAACAATTGCTTCGCAATGCGCAAAAATTGCTGGACGGTGACTTTCGACTCAAACTTGAAATGACCGCCGACCTGTTCTACGTTACCGGAGACGGAAGCGAAAAACTAATCTACCTCGAAAGCAGTGACATTATCCACGGTATTACAGGTTATGCTGGCCCTATAAATATGGGCATGTGGGTTACCCAGGATGGACGAATCAAATCGATTCACCATGTAAGCTCCAAAGAAACGAGCAGCTATCTGGAGAAAATAAGAAGAGCCGGCTACTACGACCAATACCAAAAGATTGATCTGGAAGATGAACATGAAGTGGATGCGATCTCCGGGGCCACCCTAACCTCCGAAGCGATGGCCGAAACCATTACCGCGCTCGTCCACCACTCTACCGAAAAACCATTAACCAACTTTACTGGAATAGATGGTTTGAACCCCTTCTTGGTGGAAGCCAATCTTAACGGATGGTGGATTTTACATCTTCTATTCATTTCCTTGTTCTTTATCTACGGCTATCAAAAAAAGTGGAAGAAAAGAAAGCGACACATGACCATCTTAAGTCTGCTCTCGGTAGCATACATCGGCTTTTTCCTTAATCAATCATTTACTTACGTATCCTTCATCCATCCTTTTTTAGGCACTTCCCTATCCTCTTTTGTTGGACTGTACTCACTCCTCGTATTGTTGAGTGTTGTTTGGGGTAAAAACACCTACTGTAAATACGTCTGCCCATTTGGTAATGCGCAGAGATTGATGGTCAAGTTTGCCCCTAAAAAAACCAGCAAAAAGTTCTTTTTGTCCAACACTACTATTAAACGCATACGGGGAATAATAACCATCGGACTCATTGTCGGTATTTTCCTGGGCATGCGTGGTTGGGGTAATTACGAATTGTTCCCGGATTTCTTTGGATTAGAGTTCCTTTCGATTTGGATGTTGGTAACAGCCTTAATTCTATTGGTTTCTGTAAGATATCCCATGCTATGGTGCCGCATGCTCTGCCCTACCGGATCTGTGCTCGACTTGATTTCAGATGCAGTTGAACTTAAACCCATTCATCGATGAGAATCCAGTTATTGCTATCTACGCTTGCCCTCTTATTTGTGGGGGTAGTTCATGGTCAAAAGGTCATTTCCGTTAAACACCATGGTCATTCTTTGCCAGGAGCGCAGGTCATTGTCAAGGATTCATCGGGTACTTTTTTACAAACGGGCTTAACGGATTCTTTGGGACAATTTACCATTCAAAAAGAGCACCTATCTACACCATCCAATGAGATAGAAGTAAGATACCTGGGCTACGAATCGCAGCATTCAAAAATCAATAAGTCCAAAACCTTTTCTCTAAAGCCTGATCCCTTGGTGCTTAATCAGGTAGTGGTAACAGGGCAGTACAATGCTTCAAGTCCGGATAAGGCGGTACAGCAAATCCGGGTGATTAACAGGGAAAAAATTGAATCTCAGGGAGCGGTAAACCTGGCCGACCTATTGAGTCAGGAAAGCAACATTCGAATTAGTCAGGACCAGGTTTTGGGTTCGAGTACCTCTCTTCAAGGAATATCCGGAGAGAATGTCAAAATCCTTATTGACGGTGTCCCCATGATTGGTCGCTTAAATGGAAACATAGATCTGAGCCAGATTAACCTAAACCAAATCGAACGGGTGGAAATTGTTGAAGGGCCCCTATCGGTTCAATACGGTTCAAATGCCTTGGCCGGAACCATCAACCTAATCACTAAATCCGGCCAAAAGGAATGGGTCGATGTGGGTGTAAATACTTACTACGAAACCGTTGGCAAATACAACATTGACGGAAATGTAGGCCTTCGATGGAAGTCTCAGAGTTTGAATTTGAGCGGAGGTCGCAATTACTTCGATGGATGGAATGAAGGAGATGATTTTATTCAATTTCCAGAATCGCGTCCAGCCGACTCGAGCCGGTTTCAAAGTTGGAAGCCACGTGAGCAATATTTTGCCCGGGCCGAATATCTCTGGAAGGGCAAAAAGACATCGGTTAAACCCTACCTCGACTGGTTTGAAGAAACCATCACGAATAAAGGCTACCCCCGTGCTCCTTACGGAGAAACAGCTATTGATGATGAATACTACACCAAACGATTTAACCAAGGGTTTACCCTCGATCGAGATTTTGGCGCCCATCACCATTTACAAATCATTGCAGCCCATCAAGGTTACGACCGGATAAAGAACTCAAGAATTAAAGATTTAACCAACCTTCAAACGCAACTTACTGAAACACCAGGCTCTCAAGACACTTCGGGAATTGATCATTGGATGAGCCGTGGTAACTGGACCCGAAACAAAGATTCTGCGGTAATTAACTACGAATTGGGCTACGACATCCGCTACGAAACAGTGGAAGGAAGAAGATTGGAAAACGGTGCACAGGATTTAGGCGATTATGCCTTGTACGGATCATTTGAGTATCAAGCTATTGATGGACTAACTATTCGTCCTGGATTGAGGGTAGCTTATAACACTGCCTACGAAGCACCTGTAGTTCCTTCCTTCCATGCAAAGTACCATACCGGCCAATACACCCTTCGCGCATCTTATGCCAGAGGATTTCGTGCCCCTACGGCCAAAGAACTGTACTTTGAATTTGTAGATGTCAACCACAATATTATCGGTAATCCAGATCTACAGGCTGAACACTCGGATAATGTGCAACTGCAAATCAAGCGGAAGCAGTTCAACTCCAAACACCGCTTTTCGCTGGAGCTTAATGGGTTTTACAACAACATCAAAAATCGGATTGTACTGGCTCAGCGAGAAGGCACCCAAGAATACACCTACTTTAACCAAGATCGTTACCAAACCTGGGGAAGCCGATTAACAGCAAGTGCCGTATTCAAAGACCTTAAGGTTGAAGTTGTCGGCATGTTTACCGGTTTTACTTCATCCGTACCCGAAAAAACAAGTTGGCTTTATTCCCCGGAAATCCGGACACAGTTTACCTATGAACATCCTAAAAGTAAGGTTCGCCTTGCCCTATTCTACAAATACAACGGGCCTGTGCCTGGATTTGTAGAACGCGACGGTGAGGTGGTGGAAACCCAATTTGACGGCTACCATCTGGCTGATTTAACGCTAAGTCGGTACTTCTTGGAGAAAAGATTGCACTGGTCCATTGGCGCCAAAAACCTGTTTAACGTAACTCAGGTGAATTCAACCCGGGGAGGAAGTTCGGTACATAGCTCCAGCTCGGGTTCGCAAGCTGTTGGTTATGGTACCACTCTATTCACCACACTTAAGTTTCACCTAACCGTAGATAGAAAATGAAAAACATTGCATTAATCCTTGCCCCATTCCTCGTTCTCTTTCTCGTATCCTGTGAAAAAGACGAATTGCCTGTACCTGCTCATGACCCAGGTGATGTCAAGGATCAATCCATTGGAATCGGTAGTGATTACCTCAATCAGATCTATTTCTCCCTGGAAGGAGATGAAATTCCTAAATCCAACGCCAAAACGGATTGGGATCTGGCCTTTGAATGCGGTGATGACGGCTATCATATATTTCTAAACACGGCCAATGGAATGGCTCTTTACAAGACTTCTCTAAGTTCTTTGAGTGAAACTATTGATCCTGCAACAGCCGAGTGGACCTGGGACGTTACTTCGGGCAATACAGACAGTACCGCTTTTGGGGATTGGAACCAATCTTCCGCCATTTACCTAATCGATCGGGGATACGATGAACAAGGAGACGCTCGTGGAATGACTTTAGTAAAACCTGAAGAAGTAACTAAAGATGGCTACCAATTTAGCTTCCGACATTTGGATGCGACGGAAATTCACGGTCTAACCGTAAATAAATCAGTTATATCCAGCCGCGTACATGCTTCCCTATCTGGAATGGGCGGAACCATGGACCTCGAGCCTGAGGTAGATTCCTGGGAGTTGTTGTTTACCCAATACACCCATTTGTTTGATGGCCCTACCCCCTATCTGGTTACCGGAGTATTGATTAACATGAACACTACAGAGGTTGCCTTGGATACCACTCTCAAGTTTGAAGATATTTCCCGCGAAAACCTGGATTCCTATGTTTTCCATGGGGCTCAAAATAGAATTGGGTACGACTGGAAGGTCTATGACTACCAAGGTGGTGTCTACCATATCAGAACCGATGTAAGCTATCTGATTCGCAAAGAAAACGGCATTGTTTGGAAACTCCATTTCGTCGATTTCTACAACGAAAGCGGAGAACGCGGTTACCCACGGTTTGAGTACCAGGAATTATAGTAGCTACCTAGAAGCGCAGACGGTGAGTTGATTTCTCAATGCACAAAAAAATCCATCCATCGGAAAACCAATAACCGATGGATGGATTGCGAAACAATCGAATCAGACCCCTTCAAATAATGGTATGGGTATAATCTGGCGAACAGGTCTAATTCGCTTGCTTAGGATCAAATTTTCCCAGCCAAAAGACTTTGCCTTTGTTGGCTCCTTTTTTGTTGCCTTCAAATCCCAGAAAGATGACCTCGTTTCCGCCATTGACGGATAGTGTGGGATACTTGTTGTAGAGGTATACATTCTCACCTCCCAGGACATTAAACTTGGCGGTACCATTGTCATTAATCTTTCCAAAAAGTGCCTGGTACCTGGGTTCGTAGGTCGTCACCTTGTAGGTAGCCGTTGCCGTGGAGTAATAATCCGATGTATAGCTGTAAATCGTTTTTACAAATACGGATAACCACCAATAGTTGCCATCCACTCCTTCATAGGTAATGGCCTCTAAGGGATAACCTCTTACGGTAGCATTACTCCCCCATCCGCGTTGTGGGTTTTCAATCCCATAGGCATGTTTCAGAATGCCGTCTTTGCCAAAATGAAAAACGTACACTTCATCATAAACCACACCGGTTGTTTTGCTTAAAGGATCGATTTTCCAATCCTGAGCATGCACGAAGATTTCGCCGTTGTTCAAAATATCCAGCCCGTTGATAGCAACGGTTCTACCGTCATACACCTTGTCCTTTTTCTGCCCTTCGGGCTTGCGGGCCTTGGCTTTAAACTCATCGAAGGTTGGAGCAGTAATGAAGCTGAGTTTACCATCACGAAATGAGGCCATTTGAAATGCATCAAAACCCTTTTCCATGGCTTGAGGGCTTTGTCCCTTGTAAAAGGTCTTTTCTACTTTGTCGTTTTTTCCCGGCCCGTATAACACCACCTGGCCAGCCTTTTCATAAGCACCAACCACTTTCCAGGTATGCAACTTGGTGGTAAAGGAAATGTGTTCCTTAATCTTACCATCGGTACCTATGCGCACATACACATATTGATTAGGCACCTTAGCTATCTTTTTGTACCCACTGGCTTTAAAAGGTACCAGCACAGCAATCATATCGCTGATTTCTCCGGTTTCACCATCCACAAGATTTCCAATCCAAGTGGGATAATGAATGCTTTCCAGCACCAAATCATCTTGACTGACCACATCCAGGTTCTTATCCACCTTAATTACCCGGTAATGCATCATTTCTTTGCCCATTTCGGCAATTCTCTTTTCGGGCTTAAGTCCTACCAAGCCCATGGCTTCGCCGGTTTCGTTGAGATCGCGTCCCCCATAGAAGAACATTTTCTTGCCCTCGTCCGATTTGGGTTTTAGCTTTTCTCCCAACTTGGTTTTATAGGTATATCCTCCCGTTCCCCAGTTGTATTTTTTGATAATCTCTTTTTTCTGAAACTGGGCCGTACCGGTCAAAGTAGCGCTCACGGTTACCCCTTCGTATACCGTTTCGTCCTCCCCTTTGTAGCGAACCCATTTGTATTTCGTTTTTACCTTTTCCAATTCCTGAACCTCTTCCTCTTCAGAAACCAGATTGAGATCATAATCAAAGGTGTAGATGTAAAACCGTAGCGATTTCTTCTTTTCCTTGGTTACGAAATACATTTTAAACGTTTTGGAAGCGTCGTCATAAGAGACATTGCCCAGATAGCCTTTAGCGTCTTTGGTGACCTCAATTTTATTCTCTTTAGTCAGCATTTGCGCCTGAATCTGTTGTGTAGGTACCGTTAGAAGAATACCACCCAGAAAACAGCAGAGTAACATTTGTTTAATGATCCTAAAAATAGACATGTTGCCAGGTATTAATTAGACATAAATATTTGAAGTAAAACTATTTAGGACATACATGTGTATCAATACGTCAAATGACGCATTTCCAAAACAAGGGCC is a window encoding:
- a CDS encoding CbiX/SirB N-terminal domain-containing protein yields the protein MISNLTNGSSFLGAISCGGNSTPQEEATTDKKVGVLLVNHGSVSEKWRNMLLDVEAEVKDKILADKKISEVKTAFMEYTEPSIATRLKEFDAENYDEVILVPIFLTVSSHYSHDIPVIAGLSADPKIKEQLGKEKIEVYRAKAKVTITPPLDYSTLLKKNVERRVKALSQNAGNEGVLLVAYGDAQYNQQWEEMVDDIGQYLKVKTGHESIAYSWCGHLVRYSTEPTKKGISNLFELEDKVIVIPILVANDPYFQNDIIQKAVDESENSGNVLYTQDAILPDANLNQWVIDITQKTLQQL
- a CDS encoding TonB-dependent receptor gives rise to the protein MRIQLLLSTLALLFVGVVHGQKVISVKHHGHSLPGAQVIVKDSSGTFLQTGLTDSLGQFTIQKEHLSTPSNEIEVRYLGYESQHSKINKSKTFSLKPDPLVLNQVVVTGQYNASSPDKAVQQIRVINREKIESQGAVNLADLLSQESNIRISQDQVLGSSTSLQGISGENVKILIDGVPMIGRLNGNIDLSQINLNQIERVEIVEGPLSVQYGSNALAGTINLITKSGQKEWVDVGVNTYYETVGKYNIDGNVGLRWKSQSLNLSGGRNYFDGWNEGDDFIQFPESRPADSSRFQSWKPREQYFARAEYLWKGKKTSVKPYLDWFEETITNKGYPRAPYGETAIDDEYYTKRFNQGFTLDRDFGAHHHLQIIAAHQGYDRIKNSRIKDLTNLQTQLTETPGSQDTSGIDHWMSRGNWTRNKDSAVINYELGYDIRYETVEGRRLENGAQDLGDYALYGSFEYQAIDGLTIRPGLRVAYNTAYEAPVVPSFHAKYHTGQYTLRASYARGFRAPTAKELYFEFVDVNHNIIGNPDLQAEHSDNVQLQIKRKQFNSKHRFSLELNGFYNNIKNRIVLAQREGTQEYTYFNQDRYQTWGSRLTASAVFKDLKVEVVGMFTGFTSSVPEKTSWLYSPEIRTQFTYEHPKSKVRLALFYKYNGPVPGFVERDGEVVETQFDGYHLADLTLSRYFLEKRLHWSIGAKNLFNVTQVNSTRGGSSVHSSSSGSQAVGYGTTLFTTLKFHLTVDRK
- a CDS encoding FMN-binding protein, with protein sequence MNLISAFLKQKWKWLATLMVASFFLYFWLEGPLVIQAPELSLMEELTPYSIPKMVIDEEEEQDHHGIIEIAETEGEGHGLILDKEEEKESFGILISSRGNSDLPPELGEQLLRNAQKLLDGDFRLKLEMTADLFYVTGDGSEKLIYLESSDIIHGITGYAGPINMGMWVTQDGRIKSIHHVSSKETSSYLEKIRRAGYYDQYQKIDLEDEHEVDAISGATLTSEAMAETITALVHHSTEKPLTNFTGIDGLNPFLVEANLNGWWILHLLFISLFFIYGYQKKWKKRKRHMTILSLLSVAYIGFFLNQSFTYVSFIHPFLGTSLSSFVGLYSLLVLLSVVWGKNTYCKYVCPFGNAQRLMVKFAPKKTSKKFFLSNTTIKRIRGIITIGLIVGIFLGMRGWGNYELFPDFFGLEFLSIWMLVTALILLVSVRYPMLWCRMLCPTGSVLDLISDAVELKPIHR
- a CDS encoding T9SS type A sorting domain-containing protein is translated as MKISIPLFIATLVFALSTTQGVSQMQTVDLSLGADYEKQSFYSLSMGEQANVDNTNWDIAFDLTPFGSGIRINGGTGTKLYSWPNGKIADWASVDTLGLSTWKSLNNSDTSWGIGAFNMNSNGSSTDLGWGIYNTVTHAVEGDSIYVIVLADKSVKKLEITKLKSGTYSFRHANLDGTGEVMNTVKKSDYAGKRLAYYSLKNDQGLDREPADWDLVFTKYVTQLAPGVYYGVTGVLLNSDRTAQKASPVGDPETYSDYQSGTFLTAMNTIGYNWKRFNMQTFSYDLADSTCYFVKDQNLDVYRLVFTAFDGSSTGDISFKQEKLTKTSTSIAEQNNNAGFSIYPNPANDVVNVTFEGEGQLMITDMSGKTLQQHLSDDNGWQVITLDIAELSRGAYLIHWVSENQRITRQLIVE
- a CDS encoding HmuY family protein, with amino-acid sequence MKNIALILAPFLVLFLVSCEKDELPVPAHDPGDVKDQSIGIGSDYLNQIYFSLEGDEIPKSNAKTDWDLAFECGDDGYHIFLNTANGMALYKTSLSSLSETIDPATAEWTWDVTSGNTDSTAFGDWNQSSAIYLIDRGYDEQGDARGMTLVKPEEVTKDGYQFSFRHLDATEIHGLTVNKSVISSRVHASLSGMGGTMDLEPEVDSWELLFTQYTHLFDGPTPYLVTGVLINMNTTEVALDTTLKFEDISRENLDSYVFHGAQNRIGYDWKVYDYQGGVYHIRTDVSYLIRKENGIVWKLHFVDFYNESGERGYPRFEYQEL
- a CDS encoding response regulator transcription factor produces the protein MKDLKIVHAEAEPLAHFGLKALLGEGGGIQSIEHCENSDELKTYLQNNEADLVILDYDQSGFFSPQDLAWIKKEKSGTRVLIISSDNNNPSIISILERGVDGFLTRQCDRDEIINAIFAIAKGEKFYCNKIVDVLMERTFAPQEKDNCDPTSLSNREIEITQLIAEGFTTPQIADKLCLSPHTVSTHRKNILKKLDISSVSALINYAYKSGLVREEPNS